A genomic segment from Flavobacterium sp. 9R encodes:
- a CDS encoding DoxX family membrane protein: protein MKIATTIIRILIGLLLLFASISYFFHLMPEPETTGNFKAFNVGLVAATYLMPLAKGIELLCGLAFVSNRFVTLANILILPITINILFINIFLAPEGIPVAGALFLGNLFLIYRYWDNYKSVFTP, encoded by the coding sequence ATGAAAATAGCCACTACTATTATTCGGATTTTGATTGGACTGCTATTATTGTTCGCCTCCATCAGTTATTTTTTTCACTTAATGCCAGAGCCTGAAACAACAGGAAATTTTAAAGCGTTCAATGTAGGATTGGTAGCTGCAACCTATCTTATGCCTCTAGCCAAGGGAATAGAACTCCTTTGCGGATTAGCTTTTGTAAGCAATCGTTTTGTGACGTTAGCTAATATTTTGATTCTTCCTATCACGATAAACATATTGTTCATCAATATCTTTTTAGCTCCCGAGGGCATCCCGGTTGCTGGCGCTTTATTCTTGGGAAATTTATTTTTGATTTATCGCTATTGGGACAATTACAAAAGTGTCTTTACTCCTTGA
- a CDS encoding DUF4349 domain-containing protein: MKTIAKASTLAVIIVVVLFSCKKADVAAEETADYATAVADSATVSNTQEKTTETPKTVEKRKLIRTADIKFKVKSVVQSTNLIENTSRKWGGLVTYSNLQSTINDQISTKVSQDSTLETTKYKVENTITLRVPQQKMDTVVKEIAKEIDYLDYRLIKADDVALRLLSNELLQKRSATNEKRMANAIDTKGKKINDIMNAETQLENQKAASDTSLIDNLSLQDQINYSTITLQLYQREVVKQELVANEKQGYYFEPAIGIQILDALQSGWFHLLSLVVFLLKLWWLALIGLVIYLIFKKVSFIKNIK; this comes from the coding sequence ATGAAAACAATTGCAAAAGCAAGTACCCTAGCCGTAATCATCGTAGTAGTACTATTTTCGTGCAAAAAAGCCGATGTTGCGGCAGAAGAAACCGCTGATTATGCCACAGCTGTGGCCGATAGCGCAACCGTTAGCAACACCCAAGAAAAAACCACCGAAACTCCAAAAACAGTAGAAAAAAGGAAGCTCATTCGAACAGCAGATATCAAATTCAAAGTAAAAAGTGTCGTGCAATCGACCAACTTGATTGAGAATACCAGCAGAAAATGGGGTGGTTTGGTTACCTACTCCAACCTTCAAAGTACCATAAATGACCAAATAAGTACTAAAGTTAGTCAGGATAGCACGCTAGAAACCACTAAATATAAAGTTGAAAACACCATCACGCTTCGTGTACCTCAACAAAAGATGGATACCGTAGTAAAAGAAATTGCCAAAGAAATTGATTATTTAGACTACCGATTAATCAAAGCAGATGATGTAGCGCTACGATTATTATCCAATGAGTTGCTACAAAAGAGAAGCGCTACCAATGAAAAAAGAATGGCCAATGCTATTGATACAAAAGGTAAAAAAATCAATGATATTATGAATGCCGAAACGCAACTTGAAAATCAAAAAGCTGCAAGTGATACTAGTCTTATAGATAATTTATCGCTACAAGACCAAATCAATTACAGTACCATTACCCTTCAGTTGTACCAAAGAGAAGTTGTAAAACAGGAATTGGTCGCCAATGAAAAACAAGGGTATTATTTTGAGCCAGCTATTGGAATTCAAATCTTGGATGCGTTGCAATCTGGTTGGTTTCATTTGCTATCGTTGGTAGTTTTCCTTTTGAAATTATGGTGGTTAGCGCTCATTGGTTTAGTAATTTACTTGATATTCAAAAAAGTGTCTTTCATAAAAAATATAAAATAA
- a CDS encoding anthranilate synthase component I family protein, whose translation MRVSEFYTIDNPSLFKEQLLHWAQQFREVAFLDSNNYPQAYSSYDCLLAVDAFTLLQTDYDNAFEDLKQYQQTTKDWLFGYLSYDLKNDSERLQSNNFDGLDFPDLFFFQPKKIFLLKGNQLETRYLHLCDDELQEDYQDITTIVPQQSSASESVMVHARIDQKKYIEQVQKMQEYIHKGDIYEANFCMEFYAENATIQPLEKFQKLNAISQPPFAVYLKNNQQYLLSATPERYLRKEGEDLISQPIKGTAKRYEDPVADEKAKEDLAANPKERAENIMITDLVRNDLSRTAQKGSVQVEELCGIYSFMQVHQMISTITSKMDEKYAVIDVLRLTFPMGSMTGAPKISAMKIIEELEATKRGLYSGAVGYFTPEGDFDFNVVIRSILYNQKKQYLSFSVGSAITALSVPEQEYEECLLKAKAMKSVLE comes from the coding sequence TTGAGAGTCTCTGAATTTTATACTATAGACAATCCTTCACTTTTTAAGGAACAACTGTTGCATTGGGCACAGCAGTTTCGTGAAGTTGCTTTTTTGGATAGCAATAATTACCCACAAGCGTATTCCAGTTATGATTGTTTGTTGGCTGTAGACGCTTTCACGCTGCTGCAAACCGATTATGATAATGCTTTTGAGGATTTAAAACAGTACCAACAAACGACCAAGGACTGGCTGTTTGGCTATTTGTCTTATGATTTAAAAAACGATAGCGAACGCTTGCAATCCAATAATTTTGATGGATTGGATTTTCCAGATTTATTCTTTTTTCAGCCCAAAAAGATTTTTTTGCTAAAAGGCAATCAGCTCGAGACTCGCTATTTGCATTTATGTGATGACGAGTTGCAAGAAGATTATCAAGATATCACGACTATTGTTCCTCAACAAAGTAGTGCTTCCGAGTCTGTTATGGTTCACGCTAGAATAGACCAAAAAAAATACATCGAGCAAGTACAAAAAATGCAGGAATACATTCATAAAGGCGATATTTATGAAGCCAATTTTTGTATGGAATTTTATGCAGAAAATGCAACCATTCAACCGCTCGAAAAGTTTCAAAAGTTAAATGCTATTTCGCAACCACCCTTTGCGGTTTATTTAAAAAACAACCAGCAGTACTTGTTGTCTGCCACGCCAGAACGCTATTTGAGAAAAGAAGGAGAAGATTTGATTTCGCAACCCATAAAAGGAACCGCAAAACGCTATGAAGACCCTGTGGCCGACGAAAAAGCAAAAGAAGATTTAGCTGCCAATCCAAAAGAACGTGCTGAAAATATTATGATTACCGATTTGGTTCGCAATGATTTATCGCGAACCGCACAAAAAGGTTCGGTGCAAGTAGAAGAACTTTGCGGCATTTATTCTTTTATGCAAGTCCATCAAATGATTTCAACCATCACCTCAAAAATGGACGAAAAATATGCTGTAATTGATGTATTACGCCTCACTTTTCCAATGGGAAGTATGACGGGAGCTCCTAAAATTTCGGCTATGAAAATCATCGAAGAATTAGAAGCGACCAAAAGAGGCTTGTACAGCGGGGCAGTAGGTTATTTCACACCCGAAGGCGATTTCGATTTCAATGTCGTAATTCGCAGTATTTTGTACAATCAAA